A genomic segment from Terriglobales bacterium encodes:
- the rpsO gene encoding 30S ribosomal protein S15: MLARERKTDVIQRHRLHATDTGSPEVQIAVLSERIGELTEHFKTHKNDHASRRGLLIMVSKRRRLLDYLKSYDPDRYKDVIQKLGIRK; encoded by the coding sequence GTGTTGGCGAGAGAGCGCAAGACAGACGTCATCCAGCGGCACCGCCTGCATGCGACGGACACGGGAAGCCCGGAAGTCCAGATCGCGGTTCTGAGCGAGCGGATCGGAGAGCTGACCGAGCACTTCAAGACGCATAAGAACGACCACGCCTCCCGGCGGGGTCTTCTGATCATGGTGAGCAAGCGCCGCCGGTTGCTGGACTACCTGAAGAGCTACGACCCCGATCGGTACAAAGACGTCATCCAGAAGCTCGGAATCCGCAAGTAG